Proteins encoded by one window of Ralstonia sp. RRA:
- a CDS encoding DUF6714 family protein produces MEEAKLEDAILSAFSDVEVPPDWALVCSREGSEPADIEAIFRGVKNWRDLHVFKMDQDAVLSFLSDEAFRYYLQAFMLYDIRGEIHYNDVVFHLVHGLADQGAAERINPRRYGDRTAWDSAVYRHSVFSKAQAGAIVEYLKFKLEAEGPDGFDTPSIQQALANYWLGRAGLPS; encoded by the coding sequence ATGGAAGAAGCCAAACTGGAAGACGCAATCCTCAGCGCATTCTCTGACGTCGAGGTGCCTCCGGACTGGGCGCTGGTGTGCAGTCGTGAAGGCTCCGAGCCCGCTGATATCGAAGCAATATTTCGTGGGGTAAAAAATTGGAGAGACCTGCACGTATTCAAAATGGATCAGGACGCAGTCTTGTCCTTTCTTTCTGACGAGGCTTTCAGGTACTACCTACAGGCTTTCATGCTGTACGACATCAGAGGGGAGATTCACTACAACGATGTTGTGTTCCACTTGGTCCACGGTCTTGCGGATCAGGGTGCAGCGGAAAGGATCAATCCTCGTAGGTACGGGGATCGGACAGCTTGGGATAGTGCTGTGTATCGGCATTCCGTATTTTCGAAAGCGCAAGCAGGTGCAATTGTTGAGTACCTGAAGTTCAAGCTCGAAGCTGAGGGGCCGGACGGCTTCGATACGCCCTCAATTCAGCAGGCGCTGGCCAACTACTGGCTCGGGCGAGCGGGGTTGCCCTCATGA